A single region of the Phycisphaerae bacterium RAS1 genome encodes:
- a CDS encoding Polysaccharide biosynthesis/export protein — translation MREWRAPIGACSRLVLCVAAMTLASCAALPPNSFLDPTAVGQFPLEYKEAGIRRILTPRDTPPGVEGATEPTPEDLVPSEEDYRIGPNDEVAVLIDDLIVEREQFQARLEVSSSGYIRLPTVGSIKAADLTEQELEQEISAQLKQAQVLPNPVVQVSTLTRRDRIFYIIGSVSQAGPYAITVPDLRLLDAIGLARDIGPEVKRLYVIRQQNGGAKTNGVMDEIDGEEPAEKRDDIVVPPPGEEEANPGSFFATVGAPRQDKPKAGRPPDEDPELEGLLNPPKRKPAAEPEPRQKSFDPVTFEFDPKTGQLAEKRPEPKPAQPEPGRRTGKNGAFDWGDVPELELTQRVIEIDAQALKTGDARYNIVIRDRDMIQVPVDTGVFYLAGQVNRPGVYGFSGRDITIKQAVAIAGGLAQLAWPQRTEIIRKESGTDKQITIPINLDAIFAGLEEDLYLRDDDIVNVGTHIAAPFLFIIRNSFRFTYGFGFVYDRNFADKDAFGGRQNPEVIALQRRQQRGLPF, via the coding sequence ATGCGCGAATGGCGGGCGCCGATCGGCGCGTGCAGCCGGCTGGTGTTGTGCGTTGCGGCGATGACGCTGGCGTCCTGCGCCGCGCTGCCGCCCAACAGCTTCCTCGATCCGACCGCGGTGGGGCAGTTTCCGCTGGAATACAAAGAGGCGGGAATTCGCCGGATTCTCACGCCGCGCGACACGCCGCCGGGCGTCGAGGGGGCGACCGAGCCCACGCCGGAAGACCTGGTTCCGAGCGAAGAGGACTATCGCATCGGACCCAACGATGAAGTCGCCGTTCTCATTGACGATCTGATCGTCGAGCGCGAGCAGTTTCAGGCGCGGCTGGAAGTGAGCTCCAGCGGATACATCCGGCTGCCGACGGTGGGCTCAATCAAGGCCGCCGACCTGACGGAGCAGGAGCTGGAGCAGGAGATCAGCGCGCAGCTCAAGCAGGCGCAAGTGCTTCCCAACCCGGTCGTTCAGGTCAGCACGCTGACGCGCCGCGATCGCATTTTCTACATCATCGGATCCGTTTCGCAGGCCGGGCCCTACGCGATCACCGTTCCCGATCTGCGCTTGCTCGACGCGATCGGCCTGGCGCGCGACATCGGCCCGGAAGTGAAGAGGCTCTACGTCATTCGACAGCAGAACGGCGGCGCCAAGACCAACGGCGTGATGGACGAAATCGACGGCGAGGAGCCGGCCGAGAAGCGCGACGACATCGTCGTGCCGCCGCCGGGAGAGGAAGAGGCCAATCCGGGCAGCTTCTTCGCCACCGTGGGCGCGCCGCGCCAGGACAAGCCGAAGGCCGGACGCCCGCCGGATGAGGATCCGGAGCTCGAAGGCCTGCTCAACCCGCCGAAGCGCAAGCCGGCGGCTGAGCCGGAGCCGCGGCAGAAGAGCTTTGACCCGGTTACCTTCGAGTTCGATCCCAAGACCGGCCAGTTGGCCGAGAAGCGGCCCGAGCCGAAGCCGGCGCAGCCTGAGCCGGGCCGGCGGACCGGGAAGAACGGCGCGTTCGACTGGGGCGACGTGCCCGAGCTGGAGCTGACGCAGCGCGTCATCGAAATCGACGCGCAGGCGCTCAAGACCGGGGACGCGCGCTATAACATCGTCATTCGCGACCGCGACATGATCCAGGTGCCGGTCGACACCGGCGTCTTCTATCTGGCCGGGCAGGTGAACCGCCCGGGCGTCTACGGCTTCAGCGGCCGCGACATCACCATCAAGCAGGCGGTGGCCATCGCCGGCGGCCTGGCGCAGCTCGCCTGGCCGCAGCGGACCGAGATCATCCGCAAGGAATCGGGCACCGACAAGCAGATCACCATTCCGATCAACCTGGACGCGATCTTCGCCGGGCTCGAAGAAGACCTCTATCTGCGCGACGACGACATCGTGAACGTGGGCACGCACATCGCCGCCCCGTTCCTCTTCATCATTCGCAACTCGTTCCGCTTCACCTACGGTTTCGGATTCGTCTACGACCGCAACTTCGCGGACAAGGACGCCTTCGGCGGACGGCAGAATCCCGAGGTTATCGCCCTGCAGAGGCGACAGCAGCGCGGCTTGCCGTTCTAG
- a CDS encoding Transmembrane exosortase — MAAAATTPWRITFDRAAQIKAALVGVAFVGTFWTQLNFLPDPHYGALVYAWLHEADWSHGPIIPVFSAYLAYLSWDKIRRCRIEHTWVGLVLMLVSLTVYLYSLFPAGLRFTALQQLAMMVCLLGVIIYLCGLPVMRYAWLPWLYLFFAIPLPKEIYVRLTDPLRRMAAVVATWVLSLDSELQIARIGSMLEFTYRGKPGTIGVADACSGMRSTITLCALGAAVTFMTERPWWQRAVMLLSCVPIATFCNFIRVSTTCWLHIYVDPKYATGTYHMTLGLVVLAIATVIFMGLGWVLDNLFIEASESERAA; from the coding sequence ATGGCGGCCGCGGCGACGACACCCTGGCGAATCACGTTTGACCGCGCCGCGCAAATCAAGGCCGCGTTGGTGGGGGTGGCGTTCGTCGGCACGTTCTGGACGCAGCTCAACTTTTTGCCCGACCCGCACTACGGCGCCCTGGTCTACGCCTGGTTGCACGAGGCGGATTGGTCGCACGGCCCGATCATCCCGGTCTTCAGCGCGTACCTCGCCTATCTCTCGTGGGACAAGATCCGCCGCTGCCGCATCGAGCACACCTGGGTCGGCCTGGTGCTGATGCTCGTGTCGCTGACGGTATACCTGTATTCGCTCTTCCCCGCCGGCCTGCGTTTCACCGCGCTGCAGCAATTGGCGATGATGGTCTGCCTGCTGGGCGTGATCATCTATCTCTGCGGACTGCCGGTGATGCGCTACGCCTGGCTGCCCTGGCTCTACCTGTTCTTCGCCATCCCGCTGCCCAAAGAGATCTACGTGCGGCTCACCGATCCGCTGCGGCGGATGGCGGCGGTGGTGGCGACCTGGGTGCTCAGTCTGGATTCGGAGCTGCAGATCGCGCGGATCGGATCCATGCTCGAGTTTACCTATCGCGGCAAGCCGGGCACGATCGGCGTGGCCGATGCGTGCAGCGGGATGCGCAGCACGATCACGCTCTGCGCCCTGGGCGCCGCGGTTACGTTCATGACCGAACGTCCCTGGTGGCAGCGGGCGGTGATGCTTCTGTCGTGCGTGCCGATTGCGACGTTCTGCAATTTCATCCGCGTCAGCACGACCTGCTGGCTGCATATTTACGTCGATCCGAAGTACGCCACGGGCACCTACCACATGACGCTCGGGCTGGTCGTGCTGGCGATCGCGACCGTGATTTTCATGGGTCTGGGCTGGGTGCTGGATAACCTCTTTATCGAGGCGTCTGAGTCCGAGCGGGCCGCCTGA
- a CDS encoding Tetratricopeptide repeat protein produces the protein MARQRVVNKNLVALLTILGIVFSVGAVGLVTKALGQQDPEKWAVTAREKEKAGDLEQAILLFRKAYEVSHDPSGGGKKDPKYLVEAAHCAHQFGEVMQALQLLRRVNAERPDNREAIESILEHLWQFKRYNVGGIEKDLRDFGDKLLKIDEKSLIGLLSRAAGGLAMRDDPDALKTADEDLKRAMEREPNNPRAAILRIERVSAGYGVKLRDLAAQRAGEAQARDARNEYLRQVEDVLKPAVAANPGDPAIVDLYCSVLTEQKRRDEWEAVLQKALAAKPDESDLHLATARVLLEDAVATYKTAEKPKLAAQLDRVIAEAARAVELEPANFDAHAYRARAMLMRPGVAGEDSAADPKNWEAALSLFETATKSHAARSARRRIAELRGEPLLMYVSAFRMSLAYPIQAGVADAQQPRVLWARKFLESCEARYPEVPHTSFMRGEFHIAEQNVPSAIRAFEKANRDEAAQRELAAVFLNVWGATPAERLAVLYRDHRQPGQALQFTEAALQTYTTRLRRDPPAYLVVNRAELLNQLDRAQDALDYITQMRAVYPDETRLAAAMAESYRQLKRPEDARRVLGGSEAGGVAGLAEARILALEGDFPAAEKVLRSVLEKEPQNRMALEALVRVLIQQEKRADAGEVIRGIIAKETDPEQIRMLKSFEVAATEQDAAKRDQQILALIQQQKDPLQREKELYNFEVGRGDMDAARQHLDAAEKLAPDDPVVQEFQYNLAIRRKDYDTAGRYVAKLSQLNYDQAGGATYRGEMAIARQDGAAALREFQEAERRLPASVQIKTKMARALVMLNRYPEALEYLKQGEALNPRNFAVQKLLFILEREEGDNDEAIRHLEAALRINANDPDLVKEKEFADEEKEPAAGIARREALRKEKPDDVDNLVRIGELAGKLARSEGAVANTAAADAARQKADEAFQAASAINPTHGKLGRSAARFYGPMKMREPGEKVLTAFREKAAGGERVTAEFLLGMFFEELGDVAKAESHFKEAARIAPEALEDADQKRKAKLRGLFELVNFYTRTGQIARMVEASRAVLDNLDSESKDDRPLVQEARVGIINGLLESRQLGDAEKEIDAYLKLFPDEPRGLVARARMQERRGDPRAAFDTLGKVIVIQPDNLWARYSRGGLAMQLFRYAEARDDLLKAKELADRADETSTQFRFQRPVRLRLAALYAVQQRYELSETELREIIPLLQGVPGAEMDLQDVASRLMKLYGSMQRPEKAEQLVTEFAARFPNEPYWPYQLGLMMLGKSQPLLAIAHFDKSVALSRGKNAQAFTIALGEKIRALISAKRPSDAVKDYEQETAPIKEMIPVTLKARASAAYAAAGDAAASAKLYEEALTQSAGQSLDVLRLVVREMGFFAPPTEVEAQMRALAAKLGEDAASQRLQIMLCWQLLGNNRAEDAGKVIDAVLERKDLKQEDKLGALMARAACFEARQQWEPAENVYREVLRERSDDLGALNNLAYLLLEHSTQFKEALKCAERAREILEFSPSSAVLDTVGWAYFKNGQIERAEASLGEALAADPEDLAALYHLGVLLSETKRSNEARVMLERLKDQAERQRNQEYMTKADEALKKL, from the coding sequence ATGGCCCGACAGCGCGTCGTCAATAAGAACCTTGTCGCACTCCTGACCATTCTGGGGATCGTGTTTTCCGTCGGCGCGGTCGGTCTGGTCACCAAGGCCCTGGGCCAGCAGGACCCGGAGAAGTGGGCCGTCACCGCCCGCGAAAAGGAAAAGGCCGGCGACCTGGAGCAGGCCATCCTGCTTTTCCGCAAAGCCTACGAAGTCAGCCACGACCCCAGCGGCGGCGGAAAGAAAGACCCCAAGTACCTGGTCGAGGCGGCCCACTGCGCTCACCAGTTCGGCGAGGTCATGCAGGCGCTGCAGCTCCTGCGGCGCGTCAACGCCGAGCGCCCCGACAATCGCGAGGCGATTGAGTCCATTCTCGAACACCTTTGGCAATTCAAGCGGTACAACGTCGGCGGAATCGAAAAGGACCTGCGTGATTTCGGCGACAAGCTGCTCAAGATCGATGAAAAGAGCCTCATCGGCCTCCTGTCGCGGGCCGCGGGCGGACTCGCCATGCGGGACGACCCGGATGCGCTGAAGACCGCCGACGAAGATTTGAAGCGCGCCATGGAGCGGGAGCCCAACAATCCGCGCGCCGCGATTCTGCGCATTGAGCGCGTTTCAGCGGGCTACGGCGTAAAGCTGCGCGACCTCGCGGCCCAGCGCGCGGGCGAGGCCCAGGCGCGCGACGCCCGCAACGAGTATCTCCGGCAGGTGGAGGACGTGCTGAAGCCCGCCGTCGCCGCCAACCCCGGCGACCCGGCCATCGTCGATCTCTATTGCAGCGTGCTGACCGAGCAGAAGCGCCGCGACGAATGGGAAGCGGTTCTGCAAAAAGCGCTGGCCGCCAAACCCGACGAGTCCGACCTCCACCTTGCGACGGCCCGCGTCCTCCTTGAGGACGCCGTGGCAACCTACAAGACCGCGGAAAAACCGAAACTCGCCGCCCAGCTCGATCGGGTGATCGCCGAGGCCGCGCGGGCGGTCGAGCTGGAGCCGGCCAATTTCGACGCCCACGCCTATCGCGCCCGGGCCATGCTGATGCGCCCCGGCGTCGCCGGCGAAGACAGCGCCGCCGATCCCAAGAACTGGGAAGCGGCGCTCTCGCTCTTCGAAACCGCTACGAAATCGCACGCCGCCCGCAGCGCCCGCCGCCGCATCGCCGAGCTGCGCGGCGAGCCGCTGCTGATGTACGTGTCGGCCTTCCGCATGAGCCTGGCCTATCCCATTCAGGCCGGCGTCGCGGACGCCCAGCAGCCGCGCGTCCTCTGGGCCCGCAAATTCCTGGAGTCGTGCGAGGCGCGCTACCCGGAGGTGCCGCACACCAGCTTCATGCGCGGCGAGTTTCACATCGCCGAGCAGAACGTGCCGTCGGCGATTCGCGCGTTTGAGAAAGCGAATCGAGATGAGGCGGCCCAGCGTGAGCTGGCGGCCGTGTTCCTGAACGTATGGGGCGCCACCCCCGCGGAGCGGCTGGCCGTTCTGTATCGCGACCACCGCCAGCCGGGGCAGGCATTGCAGTTCACCGAGGCGGCCCTGCAGACCTATACCACGCGCCTGCGGCGCGATCCGCCGGCATACCTGGTGGTCAACCGGGCCGAGCTGCTGAACCAGCTCGACCGTGCGCAGGACGCGCTCGACTACATCACGCAGATGCGCGCCGTGTATCCGGATGAGACCCGCCTGGCGGCCGCCATGGCCGAGTCCTACCGGCAACTGAAACGCCCCGAAGATGCGCGGCGCGTGCTGGGTGGATCGGAGGCCGGCGGCGTCGCGGGGCTGGCCGAGGCGCGCATCCTGGCGCTGGAGGGCGACTTTCCGGCCGCGGAGAAGGTGCTCCGCAGCGTGCTCGAAAAGGAGCCGCAAAACCGCATGGCGCTCGAAGCGCTGGTGCGCGTCTTGATCCAGCAGGAGAAGCGGGCCGACGCCGGCGAGGTCATCCGCGGCATCATCGCCAAGGAGACCGATCCCGAGCAGATCCGCATGCTCAAGTCGTTCGAGGTGGCCGCCACCGAACAGGACGCGGCGAAGCGCGATCAGCAGATTCTCGCCCTCATTCAGCAGCAGAAGGACCCGTTGCAGCGCGAAAAAGAGCTTTACAACTTCGAAGTGGGCCGAGGCGACATGGACGCCGCCCGCCAGCATCTCGACGCGGCGGAGAAGCTGGCGCCCGACGACCCGGTGGTCCAGGAGTTCCAGTACAACCTGGCGATCCGCCGCAAGGACTACGACACGGCCGGTCGATACGTGGCGAAGCTCTCGCAACTGAACTACGACCAGGCCGGCGGCGCCACCTACCGCGGTGAAATGGCCATCGCCCGCCAGGACGGCGCGGCGGCGCTGCGCGAGTTCCAGGAGGCCGAGCGGCGGCTGCCGGCGTCGGTGCAGATCAAGACCAAGATGGCCCGCGCCCTGGTGATGCTCAATCGCTACCCTGAGGCGCTGGAGTACCTGAAGCAGGGCGAGGCGCTCAATCCGCGCAACTTCGCCGTGCAGAAACTGCTCTTCATCCTGGAGCGCGAGGAAGGCGACAACGACGAGGCCATCCGCCACCTCGAAGCCGCGCTGCGGATCAACGCAAACGACCCCGACCTGGTGAAGGAGAAGGAGTTCGCCGACGAAGAGAAGGAGCCCGCCGCCGGCATCGCGCGGCGCGAGGCGCTGCGCAAGGAGAAACCTGACGACGTGGACAACCTGGTGCGCATCGGCGAACTGGCGGGCAAGCTGGCCCGCAGCGAGGGCGCCGTCGCCAACACCGCCGCAGCCGACGCCGCCCGCCAGAAGGCTGACGAGGCGTTCCAGGCCGCGTCCGCGATCAATCCCACGCACGGCAAACTCGGCCGCTCCGCGGCCCGCTTCTACGGCCCGATGAAGATGCGCGAGCCGGGTGAGAAGGTGCTCACCGCGTTCCGCGAGAAGGCCGCGGGAGGCGAGCGCGTCACGGCCGAGTTCCTGCTCGGCATGTTCTTCGAGGAACTCGGCGACGTGGCGAAAGCCGAGAGTCACTTCAAGGAGGCGGCCCGCATCGCGCCCGAGGCGCTGGAAGACGCCGACCAGAAGCGCAAGGCGAAGCTGCGCGGCCTGTTCGAGCTGGTCAACTTCTACACCCGCACGGGCCAGATCGCGCGCATGGTCGAAGCGTCGCGGGCCGTGCTTGACAATCTCGATTCCGAGAGCAAGGACGACCGCCCGCTGGTGCAGGAAGCCCGGGTTGGCATCATCAACGGCCTGCTCGAATCGCGTCAGCTCGGCGACGCCGAAAAGGAAATCGACGCGTACCTCAAGCTCTTCCCGGACGAGCCGCGCGGGCTGGTCGCCCGGGCGCGCATGCAGGAGCGCCGCGGCGACCCGCGCGCGGCCTTCGACACCCTCGGCAAGGTGATCGTCATCCAGCCCGACAATCTCTGGGCCCGCTACTCGCGCGGCGGCCTGGCCATGCAGCTTTTCCGCTATGCCGAAGCGCGCGACGACCTGCTGAAGGCCAAGGAGCTGGCCGACCGCGCGGACGAAACCTCGACCCAGTTCCGCTTTCAGCGCCCGGTGCGGCTGCGCCTGGCGGCGCTCTACGCGGTCCAGCAGCGCTACGAGCTGTCCGAAACGGAGCTGCGCGAGATCATCCCGCTGCTGCAAGGCGTGCCCGGGGCCGAGATGGACCTCCAGGACGTCGCCAGCCGGCTGATGAAGCTCTACGGCTCCATGCAGCGGCCGGAAAAGGCGGAGCAACTGGTGACGGAGTTTGCGGCCCGTTTCCCCAACGAGCCGTACTGGCCCTACCAACTCGGCCTCATGATGCTCGGGAAGAGCCAGCCGCTTCTGGCCATCGCGCACTTCGACAAGTCCGTCGCGCTTTCGCGCGGCAAGAACGCGCAGGCGTTTACGATCGCCCTGGGCGAAAAGATCCGGGCGCTGATCTCCGCCAAGCGGCCGTCCGACGCGGTGAAGGACTATGAGCAGGAAACCGCGCCGATCAAGGAAATGATTCCGGTCACGCTCAAGGCCCGCGCTTCCGCGGCCTACGCCGCCGCCGGCGACGCCGCCGCCTCGGCCAAGCTCTACGAGGAGGCGCTGACGCAGTCCGCAGGCCAGAGTCTCGACGTGCTGCGCCTGGTCGTCCGTGAGATGGGGTTCTTTGCCCCGCCCACCGAGGTTGAAGCGCAGATGCGCGCGCTCGCGGCGAAGCTGGGGGAAGATGCCGCGTCGCAACGGCTGCAGATCATGCTCTGCTGGCAGCTATTGGGGAACAACCGCGCCGAAGACGCCGGCAAGGTGATTGACGCAGTGCTGGAGCGCAAGGACCTGAAACAGGAAGACAAGCTGGGCGCGCTGATGGCCCGGGCCGCCTGTTTCGAGGCCCGGCAGCAGTGGGAGCCGGCCGAGAACGTCTATCGCGAGGTGCTGCGTGAGCGGTCCGACGACCTCGGGGCGCTCAACAACCTGGCGTACCTCCTGCTGGAGCACTCGACGCAGTTCAAGGAAGCGCTCAAGTGCGCCGAGCGCGCCCGCGAGATTCTGGAGTTCTCGCCCTCGTCGGCCGTCCTGGATACGGTCGGCTGGGCCTATTTCAAGAACGGACAGATCGAACGGGCTGAAGCATCGCTGGGTGAAGCGCTGGCGGCCGATCCTGAGGATCTGGCGGCGCTCTACCACCTGGGCGTGCTCCTGAGCGAGACGAAGCGGAGCAACGAGGCGCGCGTCATGCTCGAGCGCCTGAAGGACCAGGCCGAGCGGCAGCGAAATCAGGAATACATGACCAAGGCGGACGAAGCGCTCAAGAAGCTCTGA
- the ywqD gene encoding Tyrosine-protein kinase YwqD, translating to MSTVGDVRDMVRMGSLPSPQPVGFETAAAAEAGPSITAGDLWRIVKQRKMLVFITGAVLYTLVVGATFITWRWYPAYPSEATLELKPPQQDPMSPVENTVPPEVMKLQLETEARKIKQLDVLTDVLKLDEVKQTNFYQWYDSFEEALYELRDELVVTAIPDTQLIRVRLDCREKKEAKLVVDRVVDAYMKRYQSSAQDNYRKSLQEIENTRNKLLSDLRNRTAEIEKFRNTSNVPAMDAERDVTAARVAEMYSSLTAMQATQATLEARLETLEFNRGRDEPLSAELRVLVESDPVLRFWRQQVETLDVEIEAQVQKLGPNHRDIQILKRRRDGYAQKETARREELLDDLKARQLDDVRTQLAEIRGMVNQVNNELGAVETRQNDLEKSIFTYRQLNQEKERIEKTLEEVNEEAVKAQHASDVSAGKERGRLRVVQSAAEAFDPSRPNFPLYLGGGFVLSVLGALGLALLREFTDKAIRTPLDVARYGQLSVLGSIPLLDDEEADIEEIESATRKAPQSLVSEAFRQVRAHLLFSGPIESQRTLLVTSPGAGDGKSSVAINLAVTLAQSNQRVLLIDCNFRRPAIRSAFPGTRPDGMSNVLIGQARLEDLITRTDLPNLDVLTSGPLPPTPAELLGSKYMRQLIEAASKIYDRVIFDGPPVLLISDALVVATQVDGVIIVARAVSNSKGLLKRARDQMDRIGARVIGAVLNGVQARAGGYFRQQYRDFYDYTADETVPRDVLAAPAEPEVVVEDPLPTEEPPPPRDQNV from the coding sequence ATGAGTACGGTTGGAGATGTCCGCGACATGGTGCGAATGGGTTCGCTCCCGTCGCCGCAGCCCGTCGGGTTCGAAACCGCGGCGGCGGCGGAGGCCGGGCCGTCCATCACCGCCGGCGACCTGTGGCGGATCGTCAAGCAGCGCAAAATGCTGGTGTTCATCACCGGGGCCGTGCTCTACACGCTGGTGGTCGGGGCGACCTTCATCACGTGGCGCTGGTACCCGGCTTATCCCAGCGAAGCCACGCTGGAGCTCAAGCCGCCGCAGCAGGATCCGATGTCGCCGGTTGAGAACACGGTTCCGCCTGAAGTCATGAAGCTGCAGCTCGAGACGGAAGCCCGCAAGATCAAGCAGTTGGACGTGCTGACCGACGTGCTGAAATTGGACGAAGTCAAGCAAACCAATTTCTACCAGTGGTATGACAGTTTTGAGGAAGCCCTCTACGAGCTGCGCGACGAACTGGTCGTCACCGCCATTCCGGATACGCAACTGATCCGCGTCCGCCTCGACTGCCGCGAAAAGAAAGAAGCCAAGCTGGTCGTCGACCGCGTGGTCGACGCATACATGAAGCGCTACCAGAGCTCGGCCCAGGACAACTACCGCAAATCCCTGCAGGAAATCGAGAACACGCGCAACAAGCTGCTCAGCGACCTGCGCAACCGCACGGCGGAAATTGAGAAATTCCGCAATACTTCGAACGTGCCGGCCATGGACGCCGAGCGCGACGTCACCGCCGCCCGCGTGGCCGAAATGTACTCGTCGCTGACCGCCATGCAGGCCACCCAGGCCACGCTTGAGGCCCGGCTGGAGACGCTCGAATTCAACCGCGGACGCGATGAGCCGCTCTCGGCCGAGCTGCGCGTGCTGGTCGAATCCGACCCGGTGCTGCGCTTCTGGCGCCAGCAGGTCGAGACGCTCGACGTCGAGATCGAGGCCCAGGTCCAGAAGCTCGGCCCCAATCACCGCGACATTCAGATTCTGAAGCGCCGCCGTGACGGCTACGCCCAGAAGGAAACCGCGCGGCGCGAGGAGCTGCTCGACGACCTGAAAGCCCGGCAGCTCGACGACGTCCGCACGCAACTGGCCGAGATACGCGGCATGGTCAACCAGGTCAATAACGAGCTCGGAGCGGTCGAAACGCGCCAGAACGACCTCGAGAAGTCGATCTTCACCTACCGCCAGCTCAACCAGGAAAAGGAACGCATCGAGAAAACGCTGGAAGAGGTGAACGAGGAAGCCGTCAAGGCGCAGCATGCCTCGGACGTCTCGGCCGGCAAGGAGCGCGGCCGCTTGCGCGTCGTCCAGAGCGCCGCCGAGGCCTTCGACCCCAGCCGCCCGAATTTCCCGCTCTATCTCGGCGGCGGCTTCGTGCTCTCCGTGCTCGGCGCCCTCGGCCTGGCCCTGCTGCGCGAATTCACCGACAAGGCGATCCGCACGCCGCTCGACGTCGCCCGTTACGGCCAGCTTTCCGTGCTCGGCTCGATCCCGCTGCTGGATGATGAAGAAGCCGACATCGAGGAAATCGAAAGCGCCACCCGCAAAGCGCCGCAATCGCTCGTCTCCGAGGCCTTCCGCCAGGTGCGCGCCCACCTGCTCTTCAGCGGTCCGATCGAGTCCCAGCGCACCTTGCTGGTCACCAGTCCCGGCGCAGGCGACGGCAAGTCATCCGTGGCGATCAACCTCGCCGTCACACTTGCTCAGAGCAATCAGCGCGTCCTGCTGATCGACTGCAATTTCCGCCGTCCCGCGATCCGCTCCGCCTTCCCCGGCACGCGGCCCGACGGAATGAGCAACGTCCTGATCGGCCAGGCCCGGCTGGAAGACCTGATCACCCGCACCGACCTGCCGAACCTCGACGTGCTCACGAGCGGCCCGCTGCCGCCCACGCCCGCCGAACTGCTCGGCTCAAAGTACATGCGGCAGCTCATCGAGGCCGCCTCGAAAATCTACGACCGCGTCATTTTCGACGGCCCGCCCGTGCTGCTCATCAGCGATGCACTGGTGGTGGCCACGCAGGTGGACGGCGTGATCATCGTGGCCCGCGCCGTGTCCAACTCGAAGGGCCTGCTGAAGCGCGCCCGCGACCAGATGGACCGCATCGGCGCCCGCGTCATCGGCGCCGTGCTCAACGGCGTCCAGGCGCGCGCCGGCGGGTACTTCCGTCAGCAGTACCGCGACTTCTACGACTACACCGCGGACGAAACGGTCCCGCGCGACGTGCTCGCTGCGCCGGCCGAGCCCGAAGTGGTCGTCGAGGACCCCCTTCCGACCGAAGAACCGCCGCCGCCGCGCGACCAGAATGTGTAA
- the truA gene encoding tRNA pseudouridine synthase A encodes MTSPRTLRLTLAYDGTPYHGWQRQVVEPTVQQTVEDVLRRLLRHPLEVVGASRTDAGVHARGQVAHVRTRSDIPLSNIRRALSDRLPETIALVHAEEAPPEFDAISDARGKLYRYTIHNADAPPAMHQQFGRTWHVWYRLDVDRLRDAATRLIGTHDFAGFASQGAARKTTIRTIRRAQVACRYHSIQIDFEGDGFLYNQVRNMIGTLIEIGRGHWPVQRIDQIIAACDRRLAGPTAPACGLCLQWVRYR; translated from the coding sequence TTGACCTCTCCCCGCACCCTCCGCCTCACGCTCGCCTACGACGGCACGCCCTACCACGGTTGGCAGCGGCAGGTGGTCGAGCCGACCGTCCAGCAGACGGTCGAGGACGTCCTTCGCCGGCTGCTGCGCCATCCGCTGGAGGTCGTCGGCGCCAGTCGCACCGACGCCGGCGTCCACGCCCGCGGCCAGGTGGCGCACGTCCGCACCCGCAGCGATATCCCGCTCAGCAATATCCGCCGCGCCCTTTCCGACCGCCTGCCCGAGACGATCGCGCTCGTACACGCCGAGGAAGCGCCGCCCGAGTTCGACGCCATCAGCGACGCGCGCGGCAAGCTCTATCGCTACACGATCCACAATGCCGACGCGCCGCCGGCGATGCACCAGCAGTTCGGCCGCACCTGGCACGTATGGTACAGACTGGACGTCGATCGCTTGCGTGACGCGGCCACCCGGCTGATCGGCACGCACGATTTCGCCGGCTTCGCCAGCCAGGGCGCGGCGCGAAAAACCACCATCCGCACCATCCGCCGCGCCCAGGTCGCCTGCCGCTATCATTCCATTCAGATCGATTTTGAGGGCGACGGATTCCTCTACAACCAGGTGCGCAACATGATCGGCACACTGATCGAGATCGGCCGCGGGCATTGGCCGGTGCAGCGCATCGACCAGATCATCGCCGCCTGCGACCGGCGGCTGGCCGGCCCCACTGCGCCGGCGTGCGGCCTGTGCCTGCAGTGGGTCAGGTATCGCTGA
- the ycdF gene encoding Glucose 1-dehydrogenase 2 translates to MELKGRTALITGAARRIGRAIAVELAGCGCDVAIHYHSSAGDAERTADACRKAGVRAELFSADLADAGAPPRLVQQVLAAFGRLDVLINNASLFEVQTLDGWTAAAWERVLRVNLTAPIALAFEARDALRTAGGRIINLCDAAAARPWPDHLAYCVSKGALETLTRVLARALAPQVNVVGIAPGVAAWPEDYDEATRRRLTQRIPLQRPGSPEDIARAVAFVLREGDYINGSIIPIDGGRHIV, encoded by the coding sequence ATGGAGCTCAAGGGCAGAACAGCTCTCATCACCGGCGCCGCGCGGCGCATCGGCCGGGCCATCGCCGTCGAGCTGGCCGGCTGCGGCTGCGACGTCGCGATTCACTATCACAGCTCCGCCGGCGACGCCGAACGCACCGCCGACGCCTGCCGAAAAGCCGGCGTGCGGGCCGAGCTGTTTTCCGCCGACCTGGCCGACGCCGGCGCGCCGCCCCGGCTCGTGCAGCAGGTGCTGGCGGCGTTCGGCCGGCTCGACGTGCTGATCAACAACGCCTCGCTCTTCGAGGTGCAGACGCTCGACGGCTGGACGGCGGCGGCCTGGGAGCGCGTGCTGCGCGTGAATCTCACGGCGCCCATCGCGCTCGCGTTCGAAGCGCGCGACGCACTGCGGACGGCCGGCGGGCGGATCATCAACCTGTGCGACGCGGCCGCGGCCCGTCCCTGGCCGGATCATCTGGCCTACTGCGTCTCCAAAGGCGCGCTGGAAACGCTGACGCGCGTGCTGGCGCGGGCGCTGGCCCCGCAGGTGAACGTGGTGGGCATCGCCCCGGGCGTCGCCGCCTGGCCCGAGGACTATGACGAAGCGACGCGCCGCCGCCTTACACAGCGCATCCCGCTGCAGCGCCCCGGCAGCCCGGAGGACATCGCCCGCGCGGTGGCGTTCGTGCTGCGCGAGGGCGACTACATCAACGGAAGCATCATCCCGATCGACGGCGGGCGACACATCGTGTAG